Genomic DNA from Caldicellulosiruptor hydrothermalis 108:
CTAAGATATATTTTCAAGAATTTGAACAAAGAGCTGCTAATAATAGTTTGCTTGATGCTCTGGTAAAAGACTTTAAATGGAGTCCATTTCCTGAGATAACTTTGATAAACGGCTCAAAAATATTGGGTCGTTCAACTTCGCGTAATGGTGTCTATCTGCGTGGCAAAGGTGCAGATGGTGTTGCTATTACTGAAGCTGCTTTTATCAAAGACAAAGTGTATCATGATGTCATTAGAGCAATGGTTCTTGATAGAAACGGAGTATTAAGGCTTGAGACAACACCAAATGGTATGAACTATGTATATAAGCTTTTTCAGGAGGGACTGAACGACAGCACAGGTTATTATAAAAGCTTTCATGCCACAGTCTATGATAATGAGCGACTTGACAGGGAAGAGTTAGAAAGAATCAGAAGAGAAATTCCAGAGCTTGCTTGGCGTATAGAATACCTTGCTGAATTTGTAGAAGATGATTCGTTTATATTCCCATGGAATTTACTGTGCGAGGTATTTGACGATTATGAACTCAAAAAAGAACCACAAAATGGACACAGATATAGCATCGGTGTTGACTTAGCAAAATATCAAGACTATACAGTAATCATTGTGCTTGATATTACAAGAGAGCCTTATCAGATAGTGGAATATCACCGATATCAAGGCAGACTCTACACAGATGTTGTGGCACATGTTAATGAGCTACAGGCGAAATACAATGCAAGAGTTTACCTTGATGCGACAGGTGTTGGAGATCCAATAGCGGAACAGGTTCGCAATTGCGAGCCTTTTGTTTTTTCTGAGAAAAGTAGAAATAAACTTATATCGAATCTTGTTGTGTTGATACAACAGAAAAAATTACTGTTACCAGCTTCTTGGACAGTATTAAGAGATGAGCTCAGATACTTCAAAAATGTAAAACGAGGAACAAAGATTAAAGCTGAAGCTTCTGAAGGGTATCACGATGACACTGTAATGGCATTGGCTTTAGCATGTTGGAGCTTAAGAGAGTACAGAGAAGCAAGTCCTGAAGCAATATCACTTTTAAGGGGACTGAGGATATATGGTTAAGAAAAAAACTAGCTGGTTGAAAAGAGCAATAGGCGAAATATCAAAGTTAAGGCAAAACATAGGTTTGTTTGGAACACTGATTTGGAACAGATGGAATGCACCATATGTATTGAATAGCAGCAGAGTGGATTATACATTAGCAAGGCAACTTTATCACAACACACATGATGATTATAAACTTGGTGCAGGGTTTGCAAAGCCGATAATAAACACTTTGGCCGGTTTTATGGGAGTGCCTCACTTCCATTGCGAGGATGAAGAAGCTCAAGCTGTTTTAGATGAATATAGCAGTCGCTGGGTAAGCAGAATGCAAAGAACACATCAGTTAACACTGCGCGATGGAGATTGCTTTGTAATGCTTGCCAATTTACCAGTGAATGACCCTTTGTATCCTGATGAAGATGTGAGAATTGAGTATATTATCATTCCACCTGAACAGATTGCAGACATAGAGATAGACCCAATTGCAAGAAAGCCTGTAGCTTATACAATACAGGCAAAGAATAGATGGGATAATGGACTGCGAGAATACCTTGTTACTCAGCGTGTAGCT
This window encodes:
- a CDS encoding terminase large subunit domain-containing protein gives rise to the protein MTLTAKAREILRNVLLKSKKDKVYFAKAFFGLELGEKQQQALLLGGKVQIKVAGRRFGKSTVTLIDVVHECATKTKQVWYITAPSIDQAKIYFQEFEQRAANNSLLDALVKDFKWSPFPEITLINGSKILGRSTSRNGVYLRGKGADGVAITEAAFIKDKVYHDVIRAMVLDRNGVLRLETTPNGMNYVYKLFQEGLNDSTGYYKSFHATVYDNERLDREELERIRREIPELAWRIEYLAEFVEDDSFIFPWNLLCEVFDDYELKKEPQNGHRYSIGVDLAKYQDYTVIIVLDITREPYQIVEYHRYQGRLYTDVVAHVNELQAKYNARVYLDATGVGDPIAEQVRNCEPFVFSEKSRNKLISNLVVLIQQKKLLLPASWTVLRDELRYFKNVKRGTKIKAEASEGYHDDTVMALALACWSLREYREASPEAISLLRGLRIYG